The following coding sequences are from one Mytilus trossulus isolate FHL-02 chromosome 8, PNRI_Mtr1.1.1.hap1, whole genome shotgun sequence window:
- the LOC134682027 gene encoding uncharacterized protein LOC134682027 — protein sequence MAASDPVCLVCEQSDVVKPAVTWCNICEGLCEECSLVHRFIKGCSSLLHTTSLVENRKKLPTFIGEIKQICDDHSEPFVLYCTIHDEPCCSQCSAQKHLTCSSFRSLEVMTKNAAESASLTDIENGIDRLSKNCDIVRSNRETALTKYQDEVNTLKSSFKSLRENMISIFDQAEKDLILKVDNIGKPYTEEIENITSVMTNLSLRLEDMRKGLTAMKLFGTSYQIFAGIRTMRTKLDKEERVLEALLIDGKVFRQRDITFKFEFDSLPSLVGKAVEFDTEETNCTLQLLGNQSVQTQLVRHKTYTIEDIKFNKVKSFDLSNPRSERFVADCVFLRKGVFVFTDWSDNKEVVMCTEDGVVAKTFQQRDKPYGITRHSQHSIAITIPDLKESILIELESAEERGKITFERRCWGITSDSSQRYIRVYEGGIQCVDDDGKSLKSLPVEGFVTHVAYFNGKLYYTQHNPNLVKCCTIDGGAVWQLSTDGEPYGITVGKHGFVIVALNTSNKVIVISPNGISTKDVTSSFEGFSSPYAVDYDLDRDKLLVAKDNTGVFEVYDVSFE from the coding sequence atggcaGCCTCTGATCCAGTGTGTTTAGTTTGTGAACAAAGTGATGTTGTAAAACCCGCAGTCACATGGTGTAATATATGCGAAGGCCTATGTGAAGAATGTAGTTTGGTCCATAGATTTATTAAAGGCTGTTCATCACTATTACATACCACTAGTTTGGTAGAAAACCGCAAGAAATTACCAACATTCATTGGAGAAATAAAACAGATCTGCGACGACCACAGCGaaccatttgttttatattgcaCTATTCACGACGAACCATGCTGCTCACAATGTAGTGCTCAAAAGCATTTAACTTGCTCAAGTTTCCGTTCGCTAGAGGTCATGACTAAGAATGCAGCAGAATCAGCATCTCTGACTGACATTGAAAACGGCATTGATAGGCTCAGTAAAAATTGTGATATTGTCAGAAGCAACAGAGAAACTGCATTGACAAAATATCAAGACGAGGTAAACACGTTGAAGTCTAGTTTTAAATCGTTACGTGAAAACATGATCAGTATTTTCGATCAAGCAGAAAAGGATCTAATCCTGAAGGTCGATAACATCGGGAAACCATACACAGAGGAAATCGAAAATATTACATCTGTTATGACAAATCTTAGTTTGCGATTAGAAGACATGCGCAAAGGTTTAACAGCTATGAAATTATTCGGAACAAGTTATCAGATTTTTGCTGGGATCAGGACAATGAGAACTAAGCTCGATAAAGAAGAAAGAGTTTTGGAGGCTCTCCTAATTGACGGCAAAGTATTCAGACAAAGAGACAttacatttaagtttgaatttgatTCGTTGCCATCGCTGGTTGGAAAGGCAGTGGAGTTTGATACAGAAGAGACAAATTGTACTCTTCAACTTTTGGGAAATCAGTCTGTTCAAACTCAATTGGTAAGACACAAAACTTATACTATTGAagatatcaaatttaataagGTAAAATCTTTTGATTTGTCTAATCCTAGATCAGAAAGATTTGTCGCTGATTGTGTGTTTTTACGCAAAGGAGTATTTGTGTTTACTGACTGGAGCGATAATAAAGAGGTTGTCATGTGCACAGAGGATGGGGTAGTTGCCAAAACATTTCAGCAAAGGGATAAACCTTACGGAATTACCCGTCATTCTCAGCATTCCATTGCAATTACGATTCCAGACTTAAAGGAAAGTATTCTGATTGAATTAGAATCAGCCGAAGAGAGAGGTAAAATAACATTCGAAAGAAGATGTTGGGGAATTACATCGGATAGTTCACAACGATATATAAGGGTATATGAAGGTGGTATTCAATGCGTTGATGATGACGGTAAGTCTCTGAAAAGCTTGCCTGTAGAAGGATTTGTCACTCACGTTGCCTATTTTAACGGAAAATTGTACTACACCCAACATAATCCGAATTTAGTCAAGTGTTGTACTATTGATGGGGGTGCAGTATGGCAATTATCGACAGATGGAGAACCTTACGGAATAACTGTGGGAAAACACGGATTTGTTATCGTTGCTCTAAATACAAGTAATAAAGTAATAGTGATCAGTCCAAATGGAATATCAACAAAAGATGTAACATCTAGTTTTGAGGGTTTCAGTTCTCCTTACGCAGTAGATTATGATTTAGACAGGGATAAATTGCTAGTTGCTAAAGATAACACTGGCGTTTTCGAAGTATACGATGTTTCGTTTGAATAA
- the LOC134681241 gene encoding beta-1,3-galactosyl-O-glycosyl-glycoprotein beta-1,6-N-acetylglucosaminyltransferase-like, translating into MRSRKFALVEFCLRHTISTKYASFVLLCFILATFVVRWETLMTRIHIYNSQEPEIPIEIHKRQRQYLSNQTKISYKISEINSNKVTEKNKYADAKLKFKEKTNLTEKYQAKYYQAAPWERINTKKESKDEPENYILSKKRFVKSVNCAKIIRGSTSEITKSADLGNDYLTVLTPSYYIRKTANCDAFINSREYITDTLSREEKEFPLAYSILVYKSVYQFERLLRSIYRPQNFYCIHADMKMSDDDYDAVRYIISCFDNVFFSSKAYNVAWGTFSVLAADLTCMTNLLKYKWKYFINLTGQEFPLKTNREIVKILKSFNGANDVHIETKLNWEERWEKAGPVPDKITPFKGSVHVAVNRNFAQFVIRNATSIRLMNWLKRTDIPDELFFTTLNHNPHLRIPGSFTGDLKKKNSFKNGDVARYKKWQTSGCTGQEHHGICIASVKDLQVLERRPEMFVNKIIWDYDHYAMDCLEELIYNRTVDGYNENTQFDTKEYSNLYFVRNALRHDK; encoded by the exons ATGAGATCACGAAAGTTCGCTTTG gttgaattttgtttacgacACACGATATCTACTAAATATGCCAGTTTTGTTTTACTGTGTTTTATTTTGGCGACTTTTGTTGTAAGGTGGGAGACACTTATGACGCGCATTCATATATACAATTCACAAGAACCAGAAATACCCATTGAAATTCATAAAAGACAAAGACAGTATTTAAGTAATCAAActaaaataagttataaaatttctgaaatcaattcaaataaagtgacagaaaaaaataaatacgcAGATGCTAAATTAAAATTCAAGGAAAAAACGAACTTAACGGAAAAATACCAAGCAAAGTACTACCAAGCTGCCCCATGGGAGAGAATAAATACCAAAAAAGAAAGCAAGGACGAGccagaaaattatattttgtcaaagaaAAGATTCGTCAAATCGGTTAACTGTGCGAAAATCATCCGTGGAAGTACAAGTGAAATTACGAAATCTGCCGACCTAGGAAATGACTATTTAACAGTTTTAACTCCGTCCTATTATATCCGTAAAACAGCAAATTGCGATGCCTTTATAAATAGTCGAGAATATATTACAGATACTTTGTCCAGGGAAGAAAAGGAATTCCCTTTGGCGTACAGTATCCTTGTTTACAAGTCTGTCTATCAGTTTGAACGTCTGCTGCGATCTATTTATAGACCTCAGAATTTTTACTGCATACATGCCGATATGAAGATGTCCGATGATGACTATGATGCCGTTCGGTATATAATCAGCTGTTTCGATAATGTGTTTTTCTCCTCCAAAGCTTATAACGTGGCATGGGGAACATTTTCTGTTCTTGCAGCTGATTTAACCTGCATGACTAATCTATTAAAGTACAAGTGGAAATACTTTATAAATTTGACCGGACAAGAGTTTCCATTGAAGACTAACCGGGAAATCGTCAAGATCTTGAAATCTTTTAACGGTGCTAATGATGTTCACATTGAAACAAA ATTAAATTGGGAAGAAAGATGGGAAAAGGCAGGACCAGTTCCGGACAAAATAACACCCTTCAAAGGTTCTGTACATGTCGCAGTAAACAGAAACTTTGCACAGTTCGTTATAAGAAACGCCACTTCAATAAGACTGATGAACTGGCTAAAACGCACAGATATTCCGGACGAACTATTTTTTACAACGTTAAATCACAATCCGCATCTACGGATTCCAGGATCATTTACAG gagatttaaagaagaaaaacagtTTCAAAAATGGTGATGTGGCGCGGTACAAGAAATGGCAGACCTCTGGCTGTACTGGACAAGAACACCATGGAATATGTATAGCTAGTGTTAAAGACCTACAAGTTTTAGAACGACGGCCAgaaatgtttgtaaacaaaataatctgGGATTATGATCACTACGCAATGGACTGTTTGGAAGAACTGATTTATAACAGAACTGTTGATGGTTATAATGAAAATACTCAATTTGATACAAAAGAATActctaatttatattttgttcgaAATGCGTTACGGCACGATAAATAG